From Skermanella sp. TT6, a single genomic window includes:
- a CDS encoding cytochrome c1, translated as MRALKTVILAAAFGLGLTGTALAAGEAPVPPKQEWSHSGIFGTFDRAALQRGFQVYKEVCSTCHAMNFVAYRNLEALGFSEDEVKAIAAQYEVTAGPNDNGEMFERPAIPADHFKNPFPNEQAARAANGGAYPPDLSLMAKARPHGEDYLYALLVGYEDPPEGFNVPDGQYYNKYFPGHLIGMPPILQDDSVTYADETPATQAQLAHDVAAFLTWAAEPHLEARKQTGVKVILFLLVFTGMMYAVKRKVWADAHP; from the coding sequence ATGCGCGCGTTGAAGACGGTCATCCTGGCCGCGGCCTTCGGCCTCGGCCTTACGGGCACCGCCCTTGCCGCGGGCGAGGCTCCGGTTCCGCCCAAGCAGGAATGGTCCCACAGCGGCATCTTCGGCACCTTCGACCGGGCGGCGCTCCAGCGCGGCTTCCAGGTCTACAAGGAGGTCTGCTCGACCTGCCACGCGATGAACTTCGTCGCGTACCGCAACCTCGAGGCGCTGGGTTTCAGCGAGGACGAGGTCAAGGCGATCGCGGCGCAGTACGAGGTCACCGCGGGGCCGAACGACAACGGCGAGATGTTCGAGCGGCCCGCCATCCCGGCGGACCATTTCAAGAACCCGTTCCCGAACGAGCAGGCCGCCCGCGCGGCCAACGGCGGCGCCTATCCGCCCGACCTGTCGCTGATGGCCAAGGCCCGTCCGCATGGCGAGGACTATCTCTACGCCCTGCTGGTCGGCTACGAGGATCCGCCGGAAGGCTTCAACGTGCCGGACGGCCAGTACTACAACAAGTACTTCCCCGGCCACCTGATCGGGATGCCGCCGATCCTGCAGGACGACAGCGTCACCTACGCCGACGAGACCCCGGCCACCCAGGCCCAGTTGGCGCACGATGTCGCGGCTTTCCTGACCTGGGCCGCGGAACCTCACCTGGAAGCGCGCAAGCAGACCGGCGTGAAGGTCATCCTGTTCCTCCTGGTCTTCACGGGTATGATGTACGCCGTGAAGCGCAAGGTCTGGGCCGACGCGCACCCCTGA
- a CDS encoding putative bifunctional diguanylate cyclase/phosphodiesterase, whose protein sequence is MAAGLETLIARPRNPASEGTGHAILKRPAAPPAEPEVVAVNSRFMHLLGATADEIVGRPLGELAARSARAEDVARLAEVLAADEVATVILNLTAGPVALIVQPISATGPASHILVTEDTGPSDGQISLVIDHLLAAVFIVDVLPDGRFRYAMLNRRHEEQTGLVAADVIGRSPEEVLPPDDAASVLAHYRTCVKRRLPTTFQEVLHLPTGRRHWETRLVPITGGISGSQVTRLFGSSIDISERVVAEQALRDSEQRFRSIFEHAGVGIGYAAVDGRIIDVNRTLETMLGYGRDELIDKSFKQFVHIDEISHVTGRFQELLSGRRATFQTERRFQRRDGTALWARTTASLVRDPLGRPKYIIGLFEDVTETRRARERIHYLASFDQVTGLPNLSLFSERVAAALEQSEAAGRVAALLAISFDRLDPIRFAHSRSAAEHLMRRLVDRLRRALGPGDLVGRIGDDLFAVLLPDLADHDEALATVKSIIATFGTPIEADGQDFLLPPMIGVSLFPADATGPDELVRMAGAALQRARDLGTSRYELYSPDMETHAARQLSLESRLRRAIDADQFELLYQPKIEVETLKLTGFEALVRWRGEDGALISPGEFIPAAEETGLIIPLGELVLRDACRQMAEWRRDGVVDVPVSVNLSGRQVSDPHLSRKALAILKDSGLPASHLKLELTETALFRSTPGIRDALLELHASGVRFMLDDFGTGYSSLSYLKRFPIEAIKIDKSFVQSMVEDPDAASIVNAIINMAHALKMRVVAEGVETQEQLIFLRAYRCDRMQGFLFAPPTPVADIPALVRRLAV, encoded by the coding sequence ATGGCCGCTGGTCTGGAAACGCTGATCGCGCGTCCGCGCAACCCGGCGTCCGAAGGAACCGGTCACGCGATCCTGAAGAGGCCGGCGGCGCCTCCGGCGGAGCCCGAGGTCGTCGCGGTGAACAGCCGCTTCATGCACCTGCTGGGTGCGACCGCGGACGAGATCGTCGGACGCCCGCTGGGCGAGCTGGCCGCCCGGTCGGCCCGCGCGGAGGATGTCGCCCGCCTGGCCGAGGTGCTGGCCGCCGACGAGGTCGCGACGGTCATCCTCAACCTGACGGCCGGCCCGGTCGCGCTGATCGTCCAGCCGATCAGCGCGACCGGGCCGGCCTCGCACATCCTGGTCACCGAGGATACCGGCCCGAGCGACGGCCAGATCAGCCTGGTCATCGACCACCTGCTGGCCGCCGTCTTCATCGTGGACGTCCTGCCGGACGGCCGTTTCCGCTATGCGATGCTGAACCGACGGCACGAGGAGCAGACCGGCCTGGTCGCGGCCGACGTGATCGGCCGCAGCCCGGAGGAGGTCCTGCCGCCCGACGACGCCGCGAGCGTCCTCGCCCATTACCGGACTTGCGTCAAGCGCCGGCTGCCGACCACCTTCCAGGAAGTGCTCCACCTGCCGACCGGCCGCCGCCACTGGGAAACCCGGCTGGTGCCGATCACCGGCGGGATTTCGGGGTCGCAGGTCACCCGCCTGTTCGGGTCGAGCATCGACATCTCGGAACGGGTGGTGGCCGAGCAGGCGCTGCGCGACAGCGAGCAGCGCTTCCGTTCGATCTTCGAGCATGCCGGGGTCGGCATCGGCTACGCGGCCGTGGACGGCAGGATCATCGACGTGAACCGCACCCTGGAGACCATGCTGGGCTACGGGCGCGACGAGTTGATCGACAAGTCCTTCAAGCAGTTCGTCCATATCGACGAGATCTCCCACGTCACCGGCCGTTTCCAGGAACTGCTGAGCGGCCGCCGGGCCACGTTCCAGACCGAGCGCCGGTTCCAGCGCCGCGATGGGACCGCCCTGTGGGCGCGCACCACGGCGTCGCTGGTGCGCGACCCGCTGGGCCGGCCCAAATACATCATCGGCCTGTTCGAGGACGTGACGGAAACCCGCCGCGCCCGCGAGCGCATCCATTACCTCGCCTCCTTCGACCAGGTCACCGGGCTGCCCAACCTGTCGCTGTTCAGCGAGCGGGTCGCCGCGGCACTGGAGCAGTCGGAAGCCGCCGGCCGGGTGGCCGCCCTGCTGGCGATCAGCTTCGACCGGCTCGACCCGATCCGGTTCGCCCACAGCCGCAGCGCCGCGGAACACCTGATGCGGCGCCTGGTGGACCGGCTGCGCCGGGCGCTCGGTCCGGGCGACCTGGTCGGCCGGATCGGCGACGACCTGTTCGCCGTGCTGCTGCCGGACCTGGCCGACCATGACGAGGCGCTGGCGACGGTGAAGAGCATCATCGCCACCTTCGGCACGCCGATCGAGGCCGACGGGCAGGATTTCCTGCTGCCGCCGATGATCGGGGTCAGCCTGTTCCCGGCCGACGCCACCGGACCGGACGAGCTGGTCCGGATGGCGGGGGCCGCCCTGCAGCGCGCCCGCGATCTCGGCACCTCGCGGTACGAGCTGTACTCTCCCGACATGGAGACCCACGCGGCCCGCCAGCTTTCGCTGGAGAGCCGCCTGCGCCGGGCGATCGACGCAGACCAGTTCGAACTGCTGTACCAGCCCAAGATCGAGGTCGAGACGCTGAAGCTGACCGGCTTCGAGGCGCTGGTCCGCTGGCGGGGCGAGGACGGAGCCCTGATCTCCCCCGGGGAGTTCATTCCGGCTGCGGAAGAGACCGGCCTCATCATTCCCCTGGGCGAGCTGGTTCTGCGCGACGCCTGCCGCCAGATGGCGGAGTGGCGGCGCGACGGCGTGGTGGACGTGCCGGTTTCCGTCAACCTGTCGGGCCGCCAGGTCAGCGACCCGCACCTGAGCCGGAAGGCGCTGGCGATCCTGAAGGACTCAGGATTGCCGGCATCGCACCTGAAGCTGGAATTGACGGAAACGGCGCTGTTCCGCAGCACGCCGGGGATCCGGGACGCGCTGCTCGAACTCCACGCATCCGGCGTCCGTTTCATGCTGGATGATTTCGGAACCGGATATTCCTCGCTCAGCTATCTGAAGCGCTTCCCGATCGAGGCGATCAAGATCGACAAGAGCTTCGTCCAGAGCATGGTCGAGGATCCCGACGCCGCCTCCATCGTGAACGCGATCATCAACATGGCCCATGCCCTGAAGATGCGCGTCGTCGCCGAGGGGGTCGAGACCCAGGAGCAGCTGATCTTCCTCCGGGCCTACCGATGCGACCGCATGCAGGGCTTCCTGTTCGCGCCGCCGACACCGGTCGCCGACATCCCGGCGCTGGTGCGCCGGCTGGCGGTCTAG
- a CDS encoding 50S ribosomal protein L25/general stress protein Ctc, whose protein sequence is MSEATVLAAEARDRAGKGVARQTRRAGRIPAVIYGNKEKPVMISLDRLKFDRILRTPGFFTHLFDVKVGDASYHVLPRDVQFDPVTDTPIHVDFLRVTGEARITVEVPVEFVNQDKSPGLKRGGMLNIVRHAIEVECGAEEIPEHITVDLTGFDLGDSIHISAVTLPAGVKPTITDRDFTVATIAAPSAVKSEAAGEEPEAQE, encoded by the coding sequence ATGTCCGAAGCTACAGTTCTCGCCGCCGAGGCGCGCGACCGGGCCGGCAAGGGGGTTGCCCGTCAGACGCGCCGCGCAGGCCGGATCCCCGCCGTGATCTACGGCAACAAGGAAAAGCCGGTGATGATCTCGCTGGACCGGTTGAAGTTCGACCGCATCCTGCGCACCCCGGGCTTCTTCACGCACCTGTTCGACGTCAAGGTCGGCGACGCGTCCTACCACGTGCTGCCGCGCGACGTGCAGTTCGACCCGGTCACCGACACGCCGATCCATGTCGACTTCCTGCGCGTCACCGGGGAAGCCAGGATCACCGTCGAAGTTCCGGTCGAGTTCGTCAACCAGGACAAGTCGCCGGGCCTGAAGCGGGGCGGCATGCTGAACATCGTCCGCCACGCGATCGAGGTCGAGTGCGGCGCCGAGGAGATCCCGGAGCACATCACCGTGGACCTGACCGGCTTCGACCTGGGCGACTCGATCCATATCAGCGCGGTCACGCTGCCGGCCGGCGTCAAGCCGACCATCACCGACCGCGACTTCACGGTCGCGACCATCGCCGCCCCGTCGGCGGTGAAGTCCGAAGCCGCCGGCGAGGAGCCGGAGGCGCAGGAGTAA
- a CDS encoding cytochrome b gives MAAPQFKNPIVRWIDYRLPIFTGLHHEYNEYPMPKNCNYLWSFGAIAMVTLIIMIVSGITLAMSYTPHTAYAFQSVERIMRDVNSGWLIRYIHMNGASMFFIAVFIHIFRGLYFGSYKAPREILWMLGVVILLLMMATAFMGYVLPWGQMSFWGATVITNLFSAFPIIGDHIVTWLWGGFSVDNPTLNRFFALHYLLPFVLLGVVFLHVAAVHVHGSNNPVGIDIKGPQDSLPFHPYFTIKDTFGLSIFLLVFAGFVFFAPNFMGHPDNYIPANPLVTPAHIVPEWYFLPFYAILRAVPDKLGGVLAMFGAIAVLFFLPWLDTSKVRSSNYRPIYRQFFWVLVVACLVLGYAGAMPAEGIWLTLARVASIYYFAHFLIILPLLGKLERPRPLPSSISEPVLGGGRIATAAAAKPMEKA, from the coding sequence AACGAATACCCGATGCCGAAGAACTGCAATTATTTGTGGTCCTTCGGAGCGATCGCGATGGTCACGCTGATCATCATGATCGTTTCCGGCATCACCCTGGCGATGAGCTACACGCCGCACACGGCCTACGCCTTCCAGTCGGTCGAGCGCATCATGCGCGACGTCAACTCGGGCTGGCTGATCCGCTACATCCACATGAACGGCGCGTCGATGTTCTTCATCGCCGTGTTCATCCACATCTTCCGCGGCCTGTATTTCGGGTCCTACAAGGCCCCGCGCGAGATCCTGTGGATGCTGGGCGTCGTCATCCTGCTCCTGATGATGGCCACCGCCTTCATGGGCTACGTCCTTCCCTGGGGCCAGATGAGCTTCTGGGGTGCCACCGTCATCACCAACCTGTTCTCGGCCTTCCCGATCATCGGCGACCACATCGTGACCTGGCTGTGGGGCGGCTTCTCGGTCGACAACCCGACCCTGAACCGGTTCTTCGCGCTGCACTACCTGCTGCCGTTCGTGCTGCTGGGCGTGGTCTTCCTGCACGTCGCCGCGGTCCATGTCCACGGGTCCAACAACCCGGTCGGCATCGACATCAAGGGCCCGCAGGACAGCCTGCCGTTCCACCCCTACTTCACGATCAAGGACACCTTCGGCCTCAGCATCTTCCTGCTGGTCTTCGCGGGCTTCGTGTTCTTCGCGCCCAACTTCATGGGCCATCCGGACAACTACATCCCGGCCAACCCGCTGGTCACCCCGGCGCACATCGTCCCGGAATGGTACTTCCTGCCGTTCTACGCGATCCTGCGCGCGGTTCCCGACAAGCTGGGCGGCGTGCTCGCCATGTTCGGCGCCATCGCGGTCCTGTTCTTCCTGCCCTGGCTCGACACCTCCAAGGTCCGCAGCTCCAACTACCGGCCGATCTACCGCCAGTTCTTCTGGGTGCTGGTCGTCGCCTGCCTGGTGCTGGGCTATGCCGGCGCGATGCCGGCCGAAGGCATCTGGCTGACCCTCGCCCGCGTCGCGTCGATCTACTACTTCGCCCACTTCCTGATCATCCTGCCCCTGCTCGGCAAGCTGGAGCGCCCCAGGCCGCTTCCCAGCAGCATCAGCGAACCCGTACTGGGCGGTGGTCGCATCGCGACCGCGGCAGCCGCCAAGCCGATGGAGAAGGCCTAA
- the ychF gene encoding redox-regulated ATPase YchF → MGFNCGIVGLPNVGKSTLFNALTATQAAEAANFPFCTKEPNVGRVGVPDPRLDKIAAIAKSAKIIPTQLEFVDIAGLIRGASKGEGLGNQFLGNIREVDAIVHVLRCFEDDDITHVEGGIDPIRDAETVETELMLADMDGLERRLTATQKKAKGGDKEAKATADMMERALAVLQAGKPARTMEVSADEQPLFKSLLLLTGKPVVYVCNVEEASAATGNALSAKVAEMAKAQGAASVVVSAAIESEVAQLADAAEKAEFLETLGLEEPGLNRVIRAGYALLDLITFFTVGPKEARAWTVRRNSKAPEAAGAIHSDFERGFIRAETIDYNSFVTLGGEQAAKEAGKMRQEGKEYVVQDGDIFHFRFNV, encoded by the coding sequence ATGGGTTTCAACTGCGGCATCGTCGGCCTGCCGAATGTGGGCAAGTCCACTCTGTTCAACGCGCTGACCGCCACCCAGGCGGCCGAAGCGGCCAATTTCCCGTTCTGCACCAAGGAGCCGAACGTCGGCCGCGTCGGCGTGCCGGATCCCAGGCTGGACAAGATCGCCGCCATAGCGAAGTCGGCGAAGATCATCCCGACCCAGCTCGAATTCGTCGATATCGCCGGCCTGATCCGGGGTGCTAGCAAGGGCGAAGGGCTGGGCAACCAGTTCCTGGGCAACATCCGCGAGGTCGATGCCATCGTCCATGTGCTGCGCTGCTTCGAGGACGACGACATCACCCATGTCGAGGGCGGCATCGACCCGATCCGCGACGCCGAGACCGTCGAGACCGAGCTGATGCTGGCCGACATGGACGGCCTGGAGCGCCGGCTGACCGCCACCCAGAAGAAAGCCAAGGGCGGCGACAAGGAAGCCAAGGCGACCGCCGACATGATGGAGCGCGCGCTGGCCGTCCTCCAGGCCGGCAAGCCCGCCCGGACGATGGAGGTGTCCGCGGACGAGCAGCCGCTGTTCAAGTCGCTGCTGCTGCTGACCGGCAAGCCCGTCGTCTATGTCTGCAACGTCGAGGAAGCTTCGGCCGCGACCGGCAACGCCCTGTCGGCCAAGGTCGCCGAAATGGCGAAGGCGCAGGGTGCGGCCAGCGTCGTCGTCTCCGCGGCGATCGAGTCGGAGGTCGCCCAGCTCGCCGACGCGGCGGAGAAAGCGGAATTCCTGGAGACCCTGGGACTGGAAGAGCCGGGGCTGAACAGGGTGATTCGCGCCGGGTACGCCCTGCTCGACCTGATCACCTTCTTCACGGTGGGTCCCAAGGAGGCGCGGGCCTGGACGGTGCGGCGGAATTCGAAGGCACCCGAAGCCGCCGGCGCGATCCATAGCGACTTCGAACGCGGATTCATCCGGGCGGAGACGATCGATTATAACAGCTTTGTCACACTGGGCGGCGAGCAGGCCGCAAAAGAAGCGGGAAAGATGCGGCAAGAAGGCAAGGAGTATGTCGTCCAGGACGGCGATATCTTCCATTTCCGCTTCAACGTGTAA
- the pth gene encoding aminoacyl-tRNA hydrolase has product MLLLVGLGNPGSEYARNRHNIGFMAVDEIVRRHGFGPWRRRFQGQSCDGSVDAEKVLALKPHTFMNLSGQSVGEAMRFFKLAPPQVIVIHDDLDLAPGKVRVKQGGGHGGHNGLRSIDDHIGKDYWRIRLGIGHPGHKDQVHGYVLHDFSKTEQAWLEPLLDTVSRELPLMVAGQPEKFASRVALGA; this is encoded by the coding sequence ATGCTGCTGCTGGTGGGTCTGGGCAATCCCGGGTCGGAATATGCCCGCAACCGGCACAATATCGGCTTCATGGCGGTGGACGAGATCGTCCGCCGCCATGGCTTCGGCCCCTGGCGCAGGCGCTTCCAGGGCCAGAGCTGCGACGGCTCGGTCGATGCGGAGAAGGTGCTGGCGCTGAAGCCGCACACCTTCATGAACCTTTCCGGCCAGTCCGTCGGGGAGGCGATGCGCTTCTTCAAGCTCGCCCCGCCCCAGGTGATCGTGATCCACGACGATCTCGACCTCGCCCCCGGGAAGGTCAGGGTGAAGCAGGGCGGCGGCCACGGCGGCCACAACGGCCTGCGCTCGATCGACGACCATATCGGCAAGGATTACTGGCGGATCCGGCTCGGCATCGGGCATCCCGGCCACAAGGACCAGGTCCACGGCTATGTCCTGCATGATTTCAGCAAGACCGAGCAGGCTTGGCTGGAACCGCTGCTCGACACGGTGTCGCGGGAGCTTCCGCTGATGGTCGCCGGGCAGCCGGAGAAGTTCGCCAGCCGCGTCGCGCTGGGCGCCTGA
- a CDS encoding DUF924 family protein, giving the protein MMTFHDINGFWFGPAARPNWFERSDAFDAEVRRLLLPAHEQAAANRLAEWRDDPRGCLALVILLDQVPRNVFRGSARAFATDAAARDLTRLAVERGYDGGFDRDERTFLYLPLEHSEDLADQRLSVELFRDRVGDPGYLDYAERHLRIIERFGRFPHRNRILGRVSTEEEEDFLKQPGSSF; this is encoded by the coding sequence ATGATGACGTTCCATGACATCAACGGCTTCTGGTTCGGTCCGGCGGCCCGGCCGAACTGGTTCGAGAGGAGCGACGCCTTCGACGCCGAGGTCCGGCGGCTCCTGCTGCCCGCCCACGAACAGGCCGCGGCGAACCGCCTGGCCGAGTGGCGAGACGATCCGCGCGGCTGCCTCGCGCTGGTGATCCTGCTCGACCAGGTGCCCCGCAACGTGTTCCGCGGCAGCGCCCGCGCCTTCGCGACCGACGCCGCCGCCCGCGACCTGACCAGGCTCGCGGTCGAGCGCGGCTACGACGGCGGCTTCGACCGGGACGAGCGTACCTTCCTCTACCTCCCGCTGGAGCACAGCGAGGATCTGGCGGACCAGCGCCTCTCGGTCGAACTGTTCCGCGACCGGGTGGGCGATCCCGGCTATCTCGACTATGCCGAGCGGCACCTGCGGATCATCGAGCGGTTCGGCCGCTTTCCCCACCGCAACCGGATCCTCGGCCGGGTGTCGACGGAGGAGGAAGAGGATTTCCTGAAGCAGCCGGGATCGTCGTTCTGA
- a CDS encoding VOC family protein has translation MAAPVIGPISGIDHTLVGVGDLEAARATWGRLGFTVTPRGRHIGWGTGNYCIMFPGDYVELLGIVDPGQFLNRLDTMLETRGEGFLGLAFAAPDPDAVHLAHPDLTEPPKDLGRLLELPEGTVTPRFSLVHFKPEATPGLSAFCCTHLTPGLLRRPEWLDHANGAIGLEGVTVPAEDPAVLAPAYEALFGPAALQAGKGRLDVRAGAHDLRFVAPDRLARRYPGLEPAPVMTVLCRDLAGTGAFLQGQGISTLEVPGARIVVPPEHANGVILEFALS, from the coding sequence ATGGCCGCCCCGGTGATCGGCCCGATCTCGGGCATCGACCATACCCTGGTGGGCGTCGGGGACCTGGAGGCCGCGCGCGCGACGTGGGGCCGCCTCGGCTTCACCGTGACTCCCCGCGGCCGCCACATCGGCTGGGGGACCGGCAACTACTGCATCATGTTCCCGGGCGATTATGTCGAGTTGCTCGGCATCGTCGACCCAGGCCAGTTCCTCAACCGCCTGGACACAATGCTGGAGACGCGGGGCGAGGGGTTCCTCGGACTCGCCTTCGCGGCCCCGGACCCGGATGCCGTCCACTTGGCCCACCCCGACCTGACCGAACCGCCGAAGGACCTCGGCCGGTTGCTGGAGTTGCCCGAGGGCACCGTCACGCCGCGCTTCTCGCTGGTCCATTTCAAGCCGGAGGCGACGCCCGGCCTGTCTGCCTTCTGCTGCACGCACCTGACGCCCGGCCTGCTGCGCCGTCCGGAGTGGCTCGACCACGCCAACGGCGCCATCGGCCTGGAAGGAGTCACCGTTCCGGCGGAGGATCCCGCCGTGCTGGCACCCGCCTACGAGGCCCTGTTCGGCCCGGCGGCGCTCCAGGCAGGCAAGGGCCGCCTCGACGTCCGCGCGGGGGCCCATGACCTGCGCTTCGTCGCCCCGGACCGCCTCGCCCGCCGCTATCCCGGCCTGGAGCCCGCTCCGGTCATGACGGTTCTTTGCCGCGACCTGGCCGGGACCGGCGCTTTCCTGCAAGGACAGGGGATATCCACGCTGGAGGTCCCGGGCGCCCGGATCGTCGTGCCGCCGGAGCATGCCAACGGCGTCATCCTGGAGTTCGCCCTGTCCTGA